In Gemmatimonadota bacterium, the genomic window GCCCAGGTCAACCGCGACATCTTCAAGATGCTCAGCCGGCCGGGGAAGGGCTGGTGGATGCTCTTCCTGACCACGCTCGCCGGCGTTGGCCTGATGGGCTTCGCGTTCGCGGTGCAGGTGGTGCTCGGGATCGGCATGACCGGTCTCATGAACCCCGTCGGGTGGGGGGTCTACATCACCACCTTCGTGTTCTGGGTCGGCATAGCCCACTCGGGCACGCTCATTTCGGCGATCCTGTACCTGTTCAGAGCGCCCTGGCGGCAGTCGATCTATCGGGCCGCGGAGGCGATGACGGTATTCGCGGTGATGACCGCCGGGCTGTTCCCGATCATCCACCTCGGGCGGCCGTGGCTGTTCTATTACCTGCTGCCGTACCCGAACCAGAGGCTCATCTGGCCGAACTTCCGCTCGCCTCTGTTGTGGGACGTGTTCGCGGTGGGCACGTACTTCACGGTCAGCGCGGTGTTCTTCTACGTCGGCATGATCCCCGACGTCGCCGCGGCTCGAGACGCCACCGACGTGCCGTGGCGCCGCAAGCTGTACTCCGCGCTGGCGCTCGGCTGGACCGGCACGGACAGGGAGTGGAAGCACTTCTCGAGGGCCTACCTCTACCTGGCGGCGCTCGCCACGCCGCTGGTGCTGTCGGTGCACTCGGTCGTGTCCTGGGACTTCGCCATGTCGATCGTCCCCGGCTGGCACACGACGATTTTCGCGCCGTACTTCGTCGCGGGCGCGATCTTCAGTGGTCTCGCAATGGTGATCACGATCCTGGTCCCCATGCGGAAGGTGTTCGGGCTGCAGGCGTACCTCACGCCCAGGCATTTCGACGCGATGTCGAAGCTGATTCTGCTGACCGCGTTGATAGTCAGCTACGCCTACGCGACCGAGTACTTCATGGCGTGGTACAGCTTCGAGGTGCCGGAGCGAAACGCCTTCTTCAACCGCGCGTTCGGCGACTATTGGTGGGCCACGTGGATCATGATCACGTGCAACGCCTTCGTGCCGCAACTGCTGTGGTTCAGGAACGTGCGCACCAGCATCGGCGCGCTGTTCACCATCGCCATCTTCATCAACATCGGGATGTGGTTCGAGCGCTTCGTGATCATCGTCTCGAGCATCGCGCACGAGTACATGCCCTGGCAGTGGGACACCTACATGCCGTCGTGGGTGGAGA contains:
- the nrfD gene encoding NrfD/PsrC family molybdoenzyme membrane anchor subunit, giving the protein MATVTPPPPPPSAPTPRRSPTHPQVESYAQVNRDIFKMLSRPGKGWWMLFLTTLAGVGLMGFAFAVQVVLGIGMTGLMNPVGWGVYITTFVFWVGIAHSGTLISAILYLFRAPWRQSIYRAAEAMTVFAVMTAGLFPIIHLGRPWLFYYLLPYPNQRLIWPNFRSPLLWDVFAVGTYFTVSAVFFYVGMIPDVAAARDATDVPWRRKLYSALALGWTGTDREWKHFSRAYLYLAALATPLVLSVHSVVSWDFAMSIVPGWHTTIFAPYFVAGAIFSGLAMVITILVPMRKVFGLQAYLTPRHFDAMSKLILLTALIVSYAYATEYFMAWYSFEVPERNAFFNRAFGDYWWATWIMITCNAFVPQLLWFRNVRTSIGALFTIAIFINIGMWFERFVIIVSSIAHEYMPWQWDTYMPSWVEMAIMVGSFAWFFMWFLLFIRLLPPISVAELKEVLPSPLRSDTVGAGAPGHDPSGHEGAR